The following proteins come from a genomic window of Manduca sexta isolate Smith_Timp_Sample1 chromosome 2, JHU_Msex_v1.0, whole genome shotgun sequence:
- the LOC115454392 gene encoding protein FAM98A-like yields the protein MENDILDSLNDMGYEGPLSDEVAFSKALEGGPKSLEYTKLVHILADELKKLCNLEESVSMMNDPDESSSFLLELSSFLKELGCPYKKLVTGHMSSRLQSKEDRLLLLDYLVSELMAARMVNVDCPKEKQGGMEIVVHESPTAKDLKDILIALKFNKPPPNITAEMLFSKLEAKLKDTIQKEGDQLVGKPLYNKALTDKDWKELETTFTDLFEEYRLRRETLITRLECTIQSFEWSERLKARKDAIQSTYRPKREQLKVKPDVKLSDFLAARTSLLQVEKTSSATVRKNTQSDVNKVIIGQVPDRGGRPNEQQPPPPEMPSWQQRGPSSQVRLHL from the exons ATGGAAAACGATATATTAGACTCTCTTAATGATATGGG CTATGAAGGCCCACTATCAGATGAGGTGGCTTTCTCGAAAGCCTTGGAAGGCGGACCCAAGAGTCTGGAGTACACCAAGCTGGTGCACATTCTGGCGGATGAGCTGAAGAAGCTCTGCAACCTTGAGGAGTCTGTCAGTATGATGAACGATCCAGATGAGTCAAGCTCTTTCTTATTAGAGCTTAGTTCTTTCTTGAAGGAGTTGGGATGTCCATATAAGAAACTTGTTACTg GTCACATGTCATCCCGTCTCCAATCCAAGGAGGACCGTCTGCTCCTCCTGGACTACTTGGTTTCTGAACTCATGGCGGCTCGGATGGTGAATGTTGACTGCCCGAAAGAGAAACAGGGTGGCATGGAGATTGTTGTT CATGAGTCTCCAACAGCGAAAGATCTGAAGGACATCTTGATTGCCTTGAAGTTCAACAAGCCCCCGCCAAACATTACAGCAGAGATGCTGTTTTCTAAACTCGAAGCTAAGCTAAAGGATACTATACAGAAAGAGG GTGATCAATTAGTGGGGAAGCCGTTGTATAATAAGGCACTAACGGACAAAGACTGGAAGGAACTGGAAACCACCTTCACAGATCTGTTTGAAGAGTACAGGCTTCGGAGAGAGACGTTGATCACTAGGTTGGAATGCACTATACAGAGTTTTGAG TGGTCCGAGCGTCTCAAAGCTCGCAAAGACGCGATACAGTCAACCTACCGGCCCAAACGAGAACAACTCAAAGTCAAGCCAGACGTGAAGCTATCAGACTTCTTGGCAGCGCGTACGAGCCTCTTGCAAGTAGAGAAGACCTCCAGCGCCACAGTCAGGAAGAACACACAGAGTGATGTCAACAAAGTTATTATCGGACAG GTACCGGACCGAGGTGGACGTCCCAACGAACAGCAGCCACCCCCACCAGAGATGCCCTCGTGGCAGCAACGAGGACCTTCGAGTCAGGTAAGGCTTCATTTGTAA
- the LOC119189151 gene encoding TATA-binding protein-associated factor 2N-like has product MERRRSQGRRAGSGGGRGEGGRGGGRGGRVQGGYSQGAGDQGRSQTSPAPYNPNQRNYQTYEVPPGGYDANRSGYDPNRSGYDANRSGYEQNRGYESNRNSYDQNRSGYDPNRGYEQNRGSYGGHQGGYKSYDSMGGYNQGYSQGGSGGGGGSGGYNKNYQGGYQQQGGYQNEHDDRDRRGRSGYRGRR; this is encoded by the exons ATGGAGCGGCGAAGGTCGCAGGGAAGGAGAGCAGGGAGCGGCGGGGGCAGGGGAGAGGGTGGCAGGGGAGGCGGCAGGGGAGGCCGCGTGCAAGGCGGCTACAGCCAGGGAGCTGGCGATCAGGGCAG GTCCCAAACAAGTCCGGCACCATACAACCCCAACCAAAGGAACTACCAGACCTACGAAGTGCCTCCGGGCGGCTACGATGCGAATCGTAGCGGATATGACCCGAATCGTAGCGGTTATGACGCGAATCGTAGCGGCTACGAGCAAAATCGTGGCTACGAATCGAATCGTAATAGCTACGATCAGAATCGAAGTGGCTACGATCCGAATCGGGGCTACGAGCAGAATCGAGGTAGCTACGGCGGCCACCAGGGCGGGTACAAGAGCTATGATAGCATGGGAGGCTACAACCAAGGGTACAGTCAAG GCGGTAGCGGCGGTGGTGGTGGCTCTGGCGGTTACAATAAGAACTACCAAGGCGGCTATCAACAGCAAGGCGGCTACCAGAACGAACACGACGACCGCGaccggcgcgggcgcagcgggTACAGAGGGAGGCGTTGA